Proteins encoded in a region of the Neodiprion lecontei isolate iyNeoLeco1 chromosome 5, iyNeoLeco1.1, whole genome shotgun sequence genome:
- the LOC107217247 gene encoding inositol-pentakisphosphate 2-kinase isoform X2, with protein sequence MPVDLFRLISDGKTRMVLNEGSSSGETWIREIDAAERAKQKNDRAWKFVLDQIFIAGDRRSVKECVYRGEGNANLVLALPCERKVVRFRKSLPGKADPDGGEARTRQENQFLRVVILRFLGEYVQPPEIIRGRPEDMALLSEAIRSLRPESRRGKDIVEEYVTKYVDYAFLPAKLTDSLQQYHCSRPTFCVEIKPKQGFRHESDEQFQRCTYCLTQYSKMNSGVIKSRSTYCPFDLFSGDAERMKKSIHGLLKSPQNNLRIFKNGNIIYDCNSNPDDLEYILGEWFVASRYRSMEQYLKIFVRLVSTALLREFHHTPMNESAYCPLARISSQDCDNETRIEQELVVKAKKLLYLSDYECNFIGGDLLPDSVLGRIRRMQQLPYYSTDIVYKIYLKYIRIWNDNSIYSSMIRMHSSKKNELPIRIEELCERCESARTKDASSAAYSSVNPSESTNTLKPKIPGKNGNNSTASADFRSNKLDRNLDETEGEINIVITNDELRALQNYLLATTAKDCSILMAFQEIDSACIPNVAEPNVVETDQLSFLVNVGILDVDPKSIHCIKKHRKRDINVLVSVTKILEKEV encoded by the exons TTTGATTTCTGATGGCAAAACAAGAATGGTACTGAACGAGGGAAGCTCCAGCGGTGAAACGTGGATACGTGAAATTGATGCGGCAGAAAgagcaaaacagaaaaatgacCGCGCGTGGAAATTCGTTcttgatcaaattttcatcgccGGTGATCGTCGATCCGTCAAAGAGTGTGTCTATCGCGGGGAAGGAAACGCAAACTTGGTGCTTGCACTGCCTTGT GAGCGGAAAGTGGTGCGGTTTCGGAAGTCTTTACCTGGCAAGGCCGATCCGGATGGAGGCGAGGCACGAACGAGACAggaaaatcagtttctgagagTCGTAATCTTACGATTTCTTGGCGAATACGTTCAACCCCCAGAAATAATTCGTGGCAGGCCGGAAGATATGGCGCTGCTGTCCGAAGCTATACGCTCTCTGCGTCCAG AAAGTCGCCGCGGGAAAGACATAGTCGAAGAGTACGTCACCAAATACGTAGATTATGCCTTTTTACCTGCCAAACTTACCGATTCACTGCAACAGTACCATTGCAGTCGACCTACTTTCTGCGTTGAAATCAAACCTAAACAAGGATTCAGGCACGAATCGGACGAACAGTTCCAGAGGTGCACGTATTGTCTTACGCAATACTCCAAG ATGAACAGCGGAGTGATTAAATCTCGTAGTACTTACTGCCCGTTCGATCTGTTCTCCGGCGATGCGGAACGTATGAAAAAATCCATTCATGGTCTTCTGAAGTCTCCTCAAAACAATCTcaggattttcaaaaatggcaaCATAATCTATGACTGTAATAGTAATCCAGATGACTTGGAGTATATTTTAGGAGAATGGTTCGTTGCCAGTAGATATCGATCTATGGAacagtatttaaaaattttcgtcagaCTCGTTAGCACCGCTTTATTGAGAGAATTCCATCATACCCCGATGAACGAATCAGCATATTGTCCATTGGCTCGAATATCGTCACAGGATTGTGACAATGAGACACGAATTGAACAAGAGCTCGTAGTGAAGGCGAAGAAACTCCTGTACTTATCAGATTAC GAGTGCAATTTCATTGGCGGTGACCTCCTACCAGATTCTGTCCTTGGACGAATCCGTCGCATGCAGCAATTGCCGTATTACAGTACCGATatcgtatataaaatatatttgaagTATATACGAATTTGGAACGATAACTCGATTTATTCCAGTATGATAAGAATGCACAGCAGCAAGAAGAACGAACTGCCTATCAGAATCGAAGAACTATGTGAG AGATGCGAGTCTGCACGGACAAAGGATGCGTCAAGCGCTGCCTATTCCTCTGTAAATCCATCCGAAAGTACAAATACCTTGAAGCCGAAAATTCCTGGCAAAAATGGAAATAACAGCACTGCGTCGGCGGATTTCCGAAGTAATAAACTTGATCGAAATCTAGACGAAACCGAAGGGGAGATAAATATCGTAATCACAAATGACGAGTTGCGAGCTTTACAGAATTATCTCCTCGCAACAACTGCCAAGGATTGCTCCATTCTAATGGCCTTCCAAGAAATTGACTCCGC gtgCATACCCAATGTAGCGGAACCAAATGTCGTGGAGACAGACCAGCTTAGTTTTTTGGTCAATGTGGGTATCCTGGACGTGGACCCGAAGTCCATACACTGCATTAAAAAACACCGGAAACGCGACATAAACGTTCTTGTTTCTGTTacgaaaattttagaaaaagagGTTTAA
- the LOC107217247 gene encoding inositol-pentakisphosphate 2-kinase isoform X1, protein MYNRRLASQLSLISDGKTRMVLNEGSSSGETWIREIDAAERAKQKNDRAWKFVLDQIFIAGDRRSVKECVYRGEGNANLVLALPCERKVVRFRKSLPGKADPDGGEARTRQENQFLRVVILRFLGEYVQPPEIIRGRPEDMALLSEAIRSLRPESRRGKDIVEEYVTKYVDYAFLPAKLTDSLQQYHCSRPTFCVEIKPKQGFRHESDEQFQRCTYCLTQYSKMNSGVIKSRSTYCPFDLFSGDAERMKKSIHGLLKSPQNNLRIFKNGNIIYDCNSNPDDLEYILGEWFVASRYRSMEQYLKIFVRLVSTALLREFHHTPMNESAYCPLARISSQDCDNETRIEQELVVKAKKLLYLSDYECNFIGGDLLPDSVLGRIRRMQQLPYYSTDIVYKIYLKYIRIWNDNSIYSSMIRMHSSKKNELPIRIEELCERCESARTKDASSAAYSSVNPSESTNTLKPKIPGKNGNNSTASADFRSNKLDRNLDETEGEINIVITNDELRALQNYLLATTAKDCSILMAFQEIDSACIPNVAEPNVVETDQLSFLVNVGILDVDPKSIHCIKKHRKRDINVLVSVTKILEKEV, encoded by the exons TTTGATTTCTGATGGCAAAACAAGAATGGTACTGAACGAGGGAAGCTCCAGCGGTGAAACGTGGATACGTGAAATTGATGCGGCAGAAAgagcaaaacagaaaaatgacCGCGCGTGGAAATTCGTTcttgatcaaattttcatcgccGGTGATCGTCGATCCGTCAAAGAGTGTGTCTATCGCGGGGAAGGAAACGCAAACTTGGTGCTTGCACTGCCTTGT GAGCGGAAAGTGGTGCGGTTTCGGAAGTCTTTACCTGGCAAGGCCGATCCGGATGGAGGCGAGGCACGAACGAGACAggaaaatcagtttctgagagTCGTAATCTTACGATTTCTTGGCGAATACGTTCAACCCCCAGAAATAATTCGTGGCAGGCCGGAAGATATGGCGCTGCTGTCCGAAGCTATACGCTCTCTGCGTCCAG AAAGTCGCCGCGGGAAAGACATAGTCGAAGAGTACGTCACCAAATACGTAGATTATGCCTTTTTACCTGCCAAACTTACCGATTCACTGCAACAGTACCATTGCAGTCGACCTACTTTCTGCGTTGAAATCAAACCTAAACAAGGATTCAGGCACGAATCGGACGAACAGTTCCAGAGGTGCACGTATTGTCTTACGCAATACTCCAAG ATGAACAGCGGAGTGATTAAATCTCGTAGTACTTACTGCCCGTTCGATCTGTTCTCCGGCGATGCGGAACGTATGAAAAAATCCATTCATGGTCTTCTGAAGTCTCCTCAAAACAATCTcaggattttcaaaaatggcaaCATAATCTATGACTGTAATAGTAATCCAGATGACTTGGAGTATATTTTAGGAGAATGGTTCGTTGCCAGTAGATATCGATCTATGGAacagtatttaaaaattttcgtcagaCTCGTTAGCACCGCTTTATTGAGAGAATTCCATCATACCCCGATGAACGAATCAGCATATTGTCCATTGGCTCGAATATCGTCACAGGATTGTGACAATGAGACACGAATTGAACAAGAGCTCGTAGTGAAGGCGAAGAAACTCCTGTACTTATCAGATTAC GAGTGCAATTTCATTGGCGGTGACCTCCTACCAGATTCTGTCCTTGGACGAATCCGTCGCATGCAGCAATTGCCGTATTACAGTACCGATatcgtatataaaatatatttgaagTATATACGAATTTGGAACGATAACTCGATTTATTCCAGTATGATAAGAATGCACAGCAGCAAGAAGAACGAACTGCCTATCAGAATCGAAGAACTATGTGAG AGATGCGAGTCTGCACGGACAAAGGATGCGTCAAGCGCTGCCTATTCCTCTGTAAATCCATCCGAAAGTACAAATACCTTGAAGCCGAAAATTCCTGGCAAAAATGGAAATAACAGCACTGCGTCGGCGGATTTCCGAAGTAATAAACTTGATCGAAATCTAGACGAAACCGAAGGGGAGATAAATATCGTAATCACAAATGACGAGTTGCGAGCTTTACAGAATTATCTCCTCGCAACAACTGCCAAGGATTGCTCCATTCTAATGGCCTTCCAAGAAATTGACTCCGC gtgCATACCCAATGTAGCGGAACCAAATGTCGTGGAGACAGACCAGCTTAGTTTTTTGGTCAATGTGGGTATCCTGGACGTGGACCCGAAGTCCATACACTGCATTAAAAAACACCGGAAACGCGACATAAACGTTCTTGTTTCTGTTacgaaaattttagaaaaagagGTTTAA
- the LOC107217247 gene encoding inositol-pentakisphosphate 2-kinase isoform X3, whose amino-acid sequence MVLNEGSSSGETWIREIDAAERAKQKNDRAWKFVLDQIFIAGDRRSVKECVYRGEGNANLVLALPCERKVVRFRKSLPGKADPDGGEARTRQENQFLRVVILRFLGEYVQPPEIIRGRPEDMALLSEAIRSLRPESRRGKDIVEEYVTKYVDYAFLPAKLTDSLQQYHCSRPTFCVEIKPKQGFRHESDEQFQRCTYCLTQYSKMNSGVIKSRSTYCPFDLFSGDAERMKKSIHGLLKSPQNNLRIFKNGNIIYDCNSNPDDLEYILGEWFVASRYRSMEQYLKIFVRLVSTALLREFHHTPMNESAYCPLARISSQDCDNETRIEQELVVKAKKLLYLSDYECNFIGGDLLPDSVLGRIRRMQQLPYYSTDIVYKIYLKYIRIWNDNSIYSSMIRMHSSKKNELPIRIEELCERCESARTKDASSAAYSSVNPSESTNTLKPKIPGKNGNNSTASADFRSNKLDRNLDETEGEINIVITNDELRALQNYLLATTAKDCSILMAFQEIDSACIPNVAEPNVVETDQLSFLVNVGILDVDPKSIHCIKKHRKRDINVLVSVTKILEKEV is encoded by the exons ATGGTACTGAACGAGGGAAGCTCCAGCGGTGAAACGTGGATACGTGAAATTGATGCGGCAGAAAgagcaaaacagaaaaatgacCGCGCGTGGAAATTCGTTcttgatcaaattttcatcgccGGTGATCGTCGATCCGTCAAAGAGTGTGTCTATCGCGGGGAAGGAAACGCAAACTTGGTGCTTGCACTGCCTTGT GAGCGGAAAGTGGTGCGGTTTCGGAAGTCTTTACCTGGCAAGGCCGATCCGGATGGAGGCGAGGCACGAACGAGACAggaaaatcagtttctgagagTCGTAATCTTACGATTTCTTGGCGAATACGTTCAACCCCCAGAAATAATTCGTGGCAGGCCGGAAGATATGGCGCTGCTGTCCGAAGCTATACGCTCTCTGCGTCCAG AAAGTCGCCGCGGGAAAGACATAGTCGAAGAGTACGTCACCAAATACGTAGATTATGCCTTTTTACCTGCCAAACTTACCGATTCACTGCAACAGTACCATTGCAGTCGACCTACTTTCTGCGTTGAAATCAAACCTAAACAAGGATTCAGGCACGAATCGGACGAACAGTTCCAGAGGTGCACGTATTGTCTTACGCAATACTCCAAG ATGAACAGCGGAGTGATTAAATCTCGTAGTACTTACTGCCCGTTCGATCTGTTCTCCGGCGATGCGGAACGTATGAAAAAATCCATTCATGGTCTTCTGAAGTCTCCTCAAAACAATCTcaggattttcaaaaatggcaaCATAATCTATGACTGTAATAGTAATCCAGATGACTTGGAGTATATTTTAGGAGAATGGTTCGTTGCCAGTAGATATCGATCTATGGAacagtatttaaaaattttcgtcagaCTCGTTAGCACCGCTTTATTGAGAGAATTCCATCATACCCCGATGAACGAATCAGCATATTGTCCATTGGCTCGAATATCGTCACAGGATTGTGACAATGAGACACGAATTGAACAAGAGCTCGTAGTGAAGGCGAAGAAACTCCTGTACTTATCAGATTAC GAGTGCAATTTCATTGGCGGTGACCTCCTACCAGATTCTGTCCTTGGACGAATCCGTCGCATGCAGCAATTGCCGTATTACAGTACCGATatcgtatataaaatatatttgaagTATATACGAATTTGGAACGATAACTCGATTTATTCCAGTATGATAAGAATGCACAGCAGCAAGAAGAACGAACTGCCTATCAGAATCGAAGAACTATGTGAG AGATGCGAGTCTGCACGGACAAAGGATGCGTCAAGCGCTGCCTATTCCTCTGTAAATCCATCCGAAAGTACAAATACCTTGAAGCCGAAAATTCCTGGCAAAAATGGAAATAACAGCACTGCGTCGGCGGATTTCCGAAGTAATAAACTTGATCGAAATCTAGACGAAACCGAAGGGGAGATAAATATCGTAATCACAAATGACGAGTTGCGAGCTTTACAGAATTATCTCCTCGCAACAACTGCCAAGGATTGCTCCATTCTAATGGCCTTCCAAGAAATTGACTCCGC gtgCATACCCAATGTAGCGGAACCAAATGTCGTGGAGACAGACCAGCTTAGTTTTTTGGTCAATGTGGGTATCCTGGACGTGGACCCGAAGTCCATACACTGCATTAAAAAACACCGGAAACGCGACATAAACGTTCTTGTTTCTGTTacgaaaattttagaaaaagagGTTTAA